Proteins encoded by one window of Kribbella flavida DSM 17836:
- a CDS encoding MFS transporter, translating into MRARSEALALLAGGGVADLAFRIAQVALPLVVLQETGSVAATGLVGGASGIPVLLSPWWARRARQWVDSGPRLAIVAAVSAFALAVVPAAAAVGLVQPALLVVSGLLLGIGDALSTPGRSALLADTGDRWAPGKAVVLLTWQDGARRAGMLVGPPIGAVAVGTGFTTGLLWVEAAAVLAGGLLACSVRAERAAQELAAPSIRESLRGRRDVLYGWIARGTGCLTWFAFTLGLSVIGAERGQPGIYLAAGMSGYGVGSLLATLISIAVVRRVAPVPLAAMAWMMMGLCWVGMGVWTTPPAVAGFGALSGVTVVLGIAAISLLITRSSEGAERRALLSGQSVVVNASSSAGLLIGGPVIAAAGAEWTLVGAGVLTGTVALGVLLMARRPTSQSCSSKAFSSTAESESVR; encoded by the coding sequence GTGAGAGCCCGGAGCGAAGCGTTGGCCCTGCTGGCAGGCGGTGGCGTCGCGGACTTGGCGTTCCGGATCGCGCAGGTCGCCCTGCCGCTGGTGGTGCTGCAGGAGACGGGTTCGGTCGCGGCGACCGGCCTGGTCGGTGGCGCCTCGGGAATCCCGGTGCTGCTGTCGCCGTGGTGGGCCCGGCGGGCGAGGCAATGGGTCGACTCGGGTCCGCGGCTCGCGATCGTCGCCGCGGTCTCGGCGTTCGCGCTGGCCGTCGTACCGGCGGCTGCGGCCGTGGGCCTGGTCCAACCTGCGCTCCTGGTCGTCAGCGGCCTGCTGCTCGGCATCGGTGACGCGCTGTCCACCCCGGGCCGGTCCGCCCTGCTGGCCGACACCGGCGATCGCTGGGCGCCCGGCAAGGCCGTCGTCCTGCTGACCTGGCAGGACGGCGCCCGGCGCGCCGGGATGCTCGTCGGCCCGCCGATCGGTGCCGTAGCGGTGGGCACCGGGTTCACCACCGGGCTGTTGTGGGTGGAGGCGGCCGCAGTGCTGGCCGGTGGTCTGCTCGCCTGCAGCGTCCGGGCCGAGCGCGCGGCGCAGGAGCTTGCCGCGCCGTCGATCCGGGAGAGCCTGCGCGGCCGCCGGGACGTGCTCTACGGCTGGATCGCCCGCGGAACCGGCTGCCTGACCTGGTTCGCCTTCACGCTCGGGCTCTCGGTGATCGGCGCCGAGCGAGGCCAGCCGGGCATCTACCTCGCCGCCGGCATGAGCGGGTACGGCGTGGGCTCGCTGCTCGCCACGCTGATCTCGATCGCCGTCGTCCGCCGAGTTGCGCCGGTCCCGCTCGCGGCGATGGCCTGGATGATGATGGGCCTGTGCTGGGTCGGCATGGGGGTCTGGACCACGCCGCCGGCGGTCGCTGGGTTCGGCGCGCTGTCCGGCGTCACCGTGGTCCTCGGCATCGCCGCGATCTCACTGCTCATCACCCGAAGCTCCGAGGGCGCCGAACGCCGTGCGTTGCTGTCCGGCCAGTCGGTCGTCGTCAACGCGAGCAGCTCGGCAGGCCTGCTGATCGGCGGTCCGGTGATCGCAGCCGCCGGGGCGGAGTGGACGCTGGTCGGTGCCGGAGTGCTCACCGGAACTGTCGCGCTCGGCGTTTTGCTGATGGCCCGGCGACCCACCAGTCAGAGCTGCTCGAGCAAAGCGTTCTCCTCGACCGCGGAAAGCGAGAGCGTCCGGTAG
- a CDS encoding LysR family transcriptional regulator: protein MSSLPTVDDLRLVLAISRTGAVGTAARELHVAQPSASQRLARLERSCGTRLFERDTRGARATPAGAELARRAEHILGHLEEVYSATRAAAAGTRLVVGTFASLAAILFPVLDAELADVELEQQVDHGHHLVEKVAEGTMDAAFIAIADQMVLPRGTVAHAVGRDELVLFVPAGTPPPGRGRRPLRDREIPFSTYDRGADEIRRRLIALGAVPRRGVTLGTTVAMARRREHLALVPRSALAGELRPSERLVPAPFRYRLTLSMVTGSTPPPKLLALLPHLGTTLSLTR from the coding sequence ATGTCTTCATTGCCGACGGTCGACGACCTGCGCTTGGTCCTCGCCATCAGCCGCACCGGTGCGGTCGGTACTGCGGCCCGGGAGCTGCACGTCGCCCAGCCGTCCGCGTCGCAGCGCTTGGCCCGGCTGGAACGCAGCTGCGGAACCCGGCTGTTCGAACGCGACACCCGCGGCGCCCGCGCAACCCCGGCCGGCGCCGAACTGGCCCGGCGCGCCGAGCACATCCTCGGTCACCTGGAGGAGGTGTACTCCGCCACCCGCGCCGCCGCGGCCGGCACCCGGCTGGTGGTCGGCACCTTCGCGAGCCTCGCCGCGATCCTGTTCCCGGTGCTGGACGCGGAGCTGGCCGACGTCGAGCTGGAGCAACAGGTCGATCACGGCCACCACCTGGTCGAGAAGGTTGCCGAGGGCACCATGGACGCCGCCTTCATCGCGATCGCCGACCAGATGGTCCTGCCCCGCGGCACGGTCGCGCACGCCGTCGGTCGCGACGAGCTCGTCCTGTTCGTCCCGGCCGGTACGCCGCCGCCCGGGCGCGGCCGCCGTCCGCTCAGGGACCGGGAGATCCCGTTCTCCACCTACGACCGCGGCGCCGACGAGATCCGCCGCCGGCTGATCGCCCTCGGTGCCGTCCCCCGCCGCGGCGTCACCCTCGGCACCACCGTCGCGATGGCCCGCCGCCGCGAGCACCTGGCGCTGGTTCCCCGCAGCGCCCTGGCCGGCGAGCTCCGCCCGAGCGAACGACTGGTCCCGGCCCCGTTCCGCTACCGCCTGACCCTCAGCATGGTCACCGGCTCCACCCCACCCCCGAAGCTGCTCGCTCTGCTCCCCCACCTCGGCACCACCCTCAGCCTCACCCGCTGA
- a CDS encoding M20/M25/M40 family metallo-hydrolase: MTLPTTPDSSTYRPDGEVVELCSELIRFDTTNYGNGRSNGERDAAEYVAAKLDEVGIESTIYESAPGRATLVAHWEGEDASADPLLVHGHLDVVPADPKDWKVDPFAGEIFDGCVWGRGAVDMKDFDAMVLSVVRARQRAGVKPRRPVRLVFTADEEAGGLYGAQWLINNHPDTVADCTEGIGEVGGFSITVQDDLRLYLIETAEKGMNWMRLKARGTAGHGSMVNDDNAVTELARAVTRIGEHEWPLRLTPTVREFLKTLEDLLGTELDPEDRTGVLSKLGSFSRMFGATIRNTANPTMLNAGYKVNVIPGDAEAHVDGRFLPGYEQEFFATIDELLGDKVQRETVIEDIALETEFTGGLVEAMKACLAAEDPQSRTAPLLMSGGTDAKSWSRLGIRCFGFVPLQLPPDLDFMGMFHGIDERVPTASLEFGSRVLDRFLTEA; this comes from the coding sequence ATGACTCTACCGACGACCCCCGACAGCTCGACGTACCGGCCGGACGGCGAGGTGGTGGAGCTGTGCAGCGAGCTGATCCGGTTCGACACCACGAACTACGGCAACGGCAGGAGCAACGGCGAGCGGGACGCGGCGGAGTACGTCGCGGCGAAGCTCGACGAGGTCGGCATCGAGTCGACGATCTACGAGTCCGCGCCGGGGCGGGCGACGCTGGTCGCGCACTGGGAGGGTGAGGACGCCTCGGCGGACCCGCTGCTGGTGCACGGCCACCTGGACGTGGTGCCGGCCGACCCCAAGGACTGGAAGGTCGACCCGTTCGCGGGCGAGATCTTCGACGGCTGCGTGTGGGGCCGGGGCGCGGTCGACATGAAGGACTTCGACGCGATGGTGCTGTCGGTCGTCCGGGCCCGGCAGCGGGCCGGGGTCAAGCCGCGGCGGCCGGTCCGGCTGGTGTTCACCGCCGACGAGGAGGCCGGTGGCCTGTACGGCGCGCAGTGGCTGATCAACAACCACCCGGACACGGTGGCCGACTGCACCGAGGGCATCGGCGAGGTCGGCGGCTTCTCGATCACGGTGCAGGACGACCTGCGGCTCTACCTGATCGAGACGGCCGAGAAGGGAATGAACTGGATGCGCCTGAAGGCCCGCGGCACCGCCGGCCACGGCTCGATGGTGAACGACGACAACGCGGTCACCGAGCTGGCCCGGGCGGTCACCCGGATCGGTGAGCACGAGTGGCCGCTGCGGCTCACGCCGACGGTGCGCGAGTTCCTGAAGACGCTGGAGGACCTGCTCGGCACCGAGCTGGACCCCGAGGACCGGACCGGCGTGCTGTCGAAGCTGGGCAGCTTCAGCCGGATGTTCGGCGCCACCATCCGCAACACCGCGAACCCGACCATGCTGAACGCCGGGTACAAGGTCAACGTGATTCCCGGCGATGCCGAGGCGCACGTCGACGGCCGGTTCCTGCCCGGGTACGAGCAGGAGTTCTTCGCCACCATCGACGAGCTGCTCGGCGACAAGGTGCAGCGGGAGACGGTGATCGAGGACATCGCGCTGGAGACCGAGTTCACCGGCGGCCTGGTCGAGGCGATGAAGGCCTGCCTGGCCGCCGAGGACCCGCAGAGCCGGACCGCCCCGCTGCTGATGTCCGGCGGCACAGATGCCAAGTCCTGGTCCCGCCTCGGCATCCGCTGCTTCGGCTTCGTCCCGCTCCAGCTGCCGCCGGACCTCGACTTCATGGGCATGTTCCACGGCATCGACGAACGCGTCCCGACCGCCTCGCTGGAGTTCGGCTCCCGCGTCCTCGACCGCTTCCTCACCGAGGCCTGA
- a CDS encoding winged helix-turn-helix domain-containing protein, which produces MGIRRLTREQARRIAVRAQLLDTQRPTDLVETVRQLTLLQIDPTAAVAPSADLVAWSRLGPEYRPEQLKQALEVDRTLFELDALIRPMSDVGLYLAGAADWPTWSRIREWMQANEDFQRDIVAVIAERGPVTSRDIPDTCRVPWASTGWTNNRNVTQMLEFLMMRGQVAIAGRIGRERRWDLPERVYPSDVVVPTATEAATTKNERRLRSLGIARAKGTAVPVEPAIVGETGEPVEVEDTRGVWRVDPEALAAIDDDFTGRTALLSPFDRLIHNRVRAVELFDFEYTLEMYKPVAKRRWGYFALPILHGDRLVGKADVIADRKASVLRVNALHQDVRFTRAISKGIEAELNELATWLELSTIEQPAPAR; this is translated from the coding sequence ATGGGGATTCGGCGGTTGACCAGGGAGCAGGCGCGGCGGATCGCGGTTCGGGCTCAACTGCTCGACACGCAGCGGCCCACGGACCTGGTGGAGACGGTCCGGCAGCTGACGTTGCTGCAGATCGACCCGACGGCGGCGGTCGCGCCGAGCGCCGATCTGGTGGCGTGGAGCCGGCTGGGTCCGGAGTACCGGCCGGAGCAGTTGAAGCAGGCGCTGGAGGTGGACCGGACCCTGTTCGAGCTGGACGCGCTGATCCGGCCGATGAGCGACGTCGGGCTGTACCTGGCCGGAGCCGCGGACTGGCCGACGTGGTCCCGGATCCGGGAATGGATGCAGGCCAACGAGGACTTCCAGCGGGACATCGTCGCGGTGATCGCCGAGCGCGGACCGGTGACCTCGCGCGACATCCCCGACACCTGCCGGGTCCCGTGGGCCTCGACCGGCTGGACGAACAACCGCAACGTCACCCAGATGCTCGAGTTCCTGATGATGCGCGGCCAGGTCGCGATCGCGGGCCGGATCGGGCGCGAACGCCGCTGGGACCTGCCGGAGCGGGTCTACCCGAGCGACGTGGTGGTGCCGACCGCCACCGAGGCGGCGACGACCAAGAACGAACGGCGACTCCGCTCCCTCGGCATCGCCCGCGCGAAGGGCACCGCAGTCCCGGTCGAGCCCGCGATCGTCGGTGAGACCGGCGAGCCGGTCGAGGTCGAGGACACCCGAGGTGTCTGGCGGGTCGACCCGGAGGCGCTGGCCGCGATCGACGACGACTTCACCGGCCGGACGGCATTGCTGTCGCCGTTCGACCGGCTGATCCACAACCGGGTTCGCGCGGTCGAACTCTTCGACTTCGAGTACACGCTGGAGATGTACAAACCGGTCGCAAAGCGCCGCTGGGGCTACTTCGCGCTGCCGATCCTGCACGGGGACCGGCTGGTCGGCAAGGCCGACGTCATCGCCGACCGCAAGGCCTCGGTGCTGCGGGTGAATGCGTTGCACCAAGACGTCCGCTTCACCCGCGCGATCAGCAAGGGCATCGAGGCGGAACTGAACGAGCTGGCGACCTGGCTGGAGCTGTCCACGATCGAGCAACCGGCTCCCGCCAGGTAG
- a CDS encoding SRPBCC family protein — MGDYEASTVVDVAPNVLFDYLSDVERLPEYLPQMTEAHRLDAPSDEAQGPEARMPGEAVHERVEVAAVIDPDDGPEREVRSEAEIDIVEQGRTLRWSAPGPHDYHGELDVDFVADGTSKLTVRLHTEHAEGASIDEALQHTLAGIKTSVERRDGTSENV, encoded by the coding sequence ATGGGTGACTACGAAGCCTCGACCGTGGTGGACGTCGCGCCGAACGTGCTGTTCGACTACCTGTCGGACGTGGAGCGGCTGCCGGAGTACCTGCCGCAGATGACCGAGGCGCACCGGCTCGACGCGCCGTCGGACGAGGCGCAGGGACCGGAGGCCCGGATGCCGGGCGAGGCCGTGCACGAGCGGGTCGAGGTCGCCGCGGTGATCGACCCCGACGACGGGCCGGAGCGGGAGGTCCGCAGCGAGGCCGAGATCGACATCGTCGAGCAGGGTCGCACGCTGCGCTGGTCCGCACCGGGCCCGCACGACTACCACGGCGAGCTCGACGTCGATTTCGTTGCCGACGGCACCTCCAAGCTGACGGTCCGGCTGCACACCGAGCACGCCGAGGGCGCGTCGATCGACGAGGCCCTGCAGCACACGCTGGCCGGGATCAAGACCTCCGTCGAACGCCGCGACGGAACCTCCGAGAACGTCTGA
- a CDS encoding cytochrome P450 has translation MHASLPVASVLDSGRALRDILVPLLAQGAILRRPALTALADRLRADDRGLRQARRLRDRYGEGPLLLRLPGRKLALALDPDHVRRLLAETPEPFSAATSEKVGALRHFQPHAVLVTDPPLRVPRRDLNEQALDAHRPVHRSGHTMVAVITEELDRLDGTLGWNDFRALWMRITRRIVLGDAAADDEELTDLLDALRADANWAQFRRRDSTAQLRFQALLDEYVDRAEPGSLVHALPPGSAQELDAAGQVPHWLFAFDATGIALWRLLALLGSRPEYAEVIAEEARNPQGSPLLAHAGAAVQDCVRLWPTTLVVLREGVVPTEWNAGTAPAGTEFAIVSSVFHRDGEALKFADEFVPEIWLDGRADGEWPLIPFSAGPAVCPGRNVVLLTTSAAASHVVAHFDLDPDPATRSKLAGAMPATFDHSSPRIGFWRKD, from the coding sequence ATGCACGCCTCCTTGCCCGTCGCGTCGGTGCTGGACTCCGGGCGCGCCTTGCGCGACATCCTCGTCCCGTTGCTCGCCCAGGGCGCGATCCTGCGCCGGCCGGCGCTGACCGCGCTGGCCGATCGGCTGCGGGCCGACGACCGTGGCCTGCGGCAGGCCCGCCGGCTGCGCGACCGCTACGGCGAAGGGCCACTGCTGCTGCGACTCCCCGGTCGCAAACTCGCGCTGGCCCTCGATCCGGACCACGTCAGGCGGCTGCTCGCCGAGACGCCCGAACCGTTCTCCGCGGCGACGAGCGAGAAGGTCGGCGCGCTGCGGCACTTCCAGCCGCACGCCGTCCTGGTCACCGATCCGCCGCTGCGGGTTCCGCGCCGGGACCTGAACGAGCAAGCGCTCGACGCGCACCGGCCGGTCCACCGCTCCGGGCACACGATGGTTGCCGTCATCACCGAAGAGCTCGACCGGCTGGACGGCACGCTCGGCTGGAACGACTTCCGCGCGCTTTGGATGCGGATCACCCGCCGGATCGTGCTCGGCGACGCCGCCGCCGACGACGAGGAGCTCACCGACCTGCTCGACGCGCTGCGCGCCGACGCCAACTGGGCGCAGTTCCGCCGCCGCGACTCCACGGCCCAGCTGCGGTTCCAGGCGCTGCTGGACGAGTACGTCGATCGCGCCGAGCCCGGCAGCCTGGTGCACGCCTTGCCGCCTGGATCCGCCCAAGAACTGGATGCGGCCGGGCAGGTTCCGCACTGGCTGTTCGCCTTCGACGCGACCGGCATCGCGTTGTGGCGGCTGCTCGCCCTGCTCGGATCGCGCCCGGAGTACGCCGAGGTGATCGCGGAGGAGGCTCGCAACCCGCAGGGATCACCGCTGCTGGCGCACGCGGGGGCCGCCGTCCAGGACTGTGTGCGGCTCTGGCCGACCACGCTCGTCGTCCTGCGCGAGGGCGTCGTACCGACCGAGTGGAACGCCGGGACGGCCCCGGCCGGGACGGAGTTCGCGATCGTGAGCTCGGTGTTCCACCGCGACGGCGAGGCGCTGAAGTTCGCCGACGAGTTCGTTCCGGAGATCTGGCTCGACGGGCGGGCGGACGGCGAGTGGCCGCTGATCCCGTTCAGCGCGGGGCCGGCGGTGTGTCCGGGGCGCAACGTCGTGCTGCTGACCACGAGCGCGGCGGCCAGTCACGTCGTCGCGCACTTCGACCTGGACCCCGACCCGGCCACCCGCAGCAAGCTGGCCGGTGCGATGCCGGCGACCTTCGACCACAGCTCCCCCCGCATCGGTTTCTGGCGCAAGGACTGA